The genome window ATCGCCAACTTCCGGATGCTCCTTAACCAACTTCTTACCCAATTCAATCAAATCAGATGTTTTTCCTTCATATTGAGGTGCAACTACAAATTTCAAGCCCTTTTCCTCTTTAGCAGACGGGGAAGCCTTTGTAGTTTGCTCCGTTTTGCTTGCAGTTGCCTCCTTGGCCTCTTTTTTAGGCTGAGCACAGGCTGTTAAAACAAGTACACTCGCCAGCAATACCATCATCTTTTTCATGGATCATTTCCCTTCTTTTGTGATTGAGTTGGATTTAAAAAGACAAACATCAAATTGACGTTTGTCTTCGTTCTAAAAGAGAGAACCGTGGTTTTCCCTTGTACGTAATTTTTCGCTCTACACATTTTACTTACTATTCTTTAAAACAAAACGAGAAAAAAGTAAGTTTAAATCAAAAAAATAAATTTCTTTTTAAAAAATCAATCTCCTAAAAAAGACAAAAATTTTACCAATAATGTGATTATTTTAGTAATCCATAAGGTTGATTACGATGGAAAATCATTATATTGACCATTATAAACATCTACTAATTTTCTACGATTATATCTATCTGATAAATTTTTCCCCTCTGAAATATAGCTTTCTTGCTTCTCTTGCCACGTCTGCTTTGGTGGTACACTATAAAGCCCTCCATCAATTGAAGCTGCTAAACTAGCATCCGTTTTGGCAAAAGCATCGGCAACACTATTTAAATATGCATCCAAAGAATCTACAGTTTTGACCAGGTTACCCATCGATTTTTTTGTTAACTTAACGCATTCTTCAAAATTTCCTGTTACAGGAGCTTCAATTAACGATTTAACACCGTCTGACATTTCATCTGTGGATGCATTCATGCTCGCTTTGATACTCTTAATTCTTTCTGGATTAATCCGCTTCATCCTTACTCCTTTCCGATTCTTGTTTTTGAATCCAAGCTTGGTATTCCTCATAGGTAGTGATAGGAATATCTGATACCTGACCCTTTTTATCTACACCATAAATAGTTAGCTTTTCTTCACCCTGAGGTGCCATCCAATAAAGGACCTTATTAAACCACTCCTCTGGTGTCACATATTGTTCTTGTGGTTCAAAAATCCAATCATCTTTTATTTTCTCTTCAATTTCTGGATAGTCCTTAAATAGATTGATATTTGTATTCAAATTTTTACCTTCTTTTTGAAAGTCACTAATAGTGGTAATATTATGATCTACAAAATATCCCTTCCCTTTAACATACTCTCCTAATGTTGTGTAATAAAAATTTGGTACGGTATCATATTTATCTGAGCGTTCTTTGAACTCCCCTTCAACTTTCCCAGTATTAATATTCAAGACGAAAGTTTTAAAAATACCTTTCTTATTTTTCACATCTATATTAATAGTGTTTTTAGGATTATTATGATAGGTAAAAATTGAAAAACGAATAGGATAGAAATCTGCTCGATATTCTTCAACTGCTTTGTTCAAATCCACTTGTATAACAGCTAAATTCTCTGTGCTGTAATCATATAGACGAAGTCTCCAATAATCTGACTTTGGCATACGTTTTTCATCAGTTACATCGATACCATCCTTTTTTGTCATCACTTTTCGTTCTGTCGTATAAGCAAATCGCCCACCACCAAAATTAAAATCAGAGTTATTATTTAACAGTACATATTTCCGTTGATTTCCAAAAAAGTAAACTGCATCTTCGACCTTTGAAAATTTTTCAATTGAGTATTCAGCACTTTCAGGTTTTTTATAATTTTTTTTAAAGGCTAATGTGCTTATCACAATTAACAGTAGCAGAAACAAACTAATGACTATAAATTTAAATATTCGTTTATTTTCTATTATTCTATTCATATCAACTTCCTCCTTGACCTACTCCAGTCACATAATCTAAATAAGACCAATTTCGATAGGAATCTCGTGTGAAATATGAACTTCCATTTTCGTAATTATTTCCACCATTAATAGAGCTTTCTGCATCCTTTAATCCACTGAACAACTTATTAAATGGGATTGTCTCTATTTGATAATCACGATCTCCTTCACCACTTAAAAGCCCCTTCAGTTCTGCATCATACGCCCCACTCGCCTTACTCTTATTAACTGCTTTACTAAAATTCTGTAACGCAATATACGGATCCTCCCCATTTTTCATAGCCGTCTCAGCTATATAAGTTCGTAAGCCATTTTTCTCTAAATCTCGTTGTTTCAAATAGGCTTCCACATCAAAGCTTGGGCTGACGTATCGACTGTTACTCTTTGCCCCCTCCTCTTTGAATGATGTCCCACCATATTGCCAAAACTCAGCCTCACTGTCGTTCTTCAAATTTTTGATCTCTTTATCATATTTTTCTTTTTTATCAAAATAATCGTAAATATTTTTAGAGATATTTAAAGCGCCCTCCGCTTTACTAGTGTATTTATCTACAGGCGTATCATTCCAAATTTTTGAGGAAGAAACTGTTTCTCCACTGTCTATGAGCTTTTTGATATCTTTGTCTTCACTCATACCTGTCTCAACAATTCCTATTAAAACTCCAGCAGGTGCATATAACTTAGCTAAATCTTTCATTGTATTAGCCACTGTTTTTGGAAAAAGCATTGTTTTTTCAAGAGTTAAATCTTTAATTTTATCTATATTCCCTTGAATATTCAAATCTGTTTTTTCATCTATAATATCTGCTTTAACCTTTTTAATACCAGGAAGTGTTTGAGTTACAGAGAATGAGAATCCTTTACCATCTTTTCCTTTTGTTAATTTAAAACTATCCTTGTGAAAGAAAGCCTTTTGTAAGGAGGGATAAATTTTGGTTTCATAGCCACCATTGATTTTAGGTTCTTGAAGAGTTTGTGGTTTACCTTCCCCCATTTCATTAATAGCGGTATACATAAAAAGGCTATTTAGTTTTTCATACCATTCCACCTTGTTATTTAAAGACAATAATGCCTTACGGACCTCTTTGCTATTCTTCTTTTTAAAATATTCATCATAAGCTTCTCGTGGAGAACCTTGCGGAGGAAATTTTGGCATTATATCGTCAGCTTGAACCTTGTAAGCTCCTCCTGTAGCTTCTGATGCTGCAGACAATCTTAATGAATAATCCTTTACACTTTCTTGGTCTCGTTGAGTCAGAACCTCCATAAAAATCGATAAATTTGGTACACTTCCATCTTCTTTTGGATGATTAACCTCATACATTAAACGCTCTACAATAATCTGTGACACTTCCAAACTAGAATCCTTCGTCTTCACATTTGCTAATTTCGTGAAAAACTCTTTTTTATCATCACCTTCACTTAAAATCACGGTCATAATTTCAGCATCTGCTTTAGTTTGAACCGCATCAAGGTAGTAAGCTTTATCAGATGTAAGAGTTTTATTGACAATGGAAGCCAACACAACATCCGGTGCAACCGCAAGTTTTGCTTCTGCTTCTTCAATATCTTTGCTCATCCCCATTAAATCTGACATAACTTCAAATAATGTTGCATTAAAAGTATCATGCGACGTTTGAATCTGATTGTGAGTCTTTTGTCGTGAATCTTTAGAATTTGCCAAACCTCCTTCAGCTGCTTGTTTTGTTGGCTCTAAACTTTCATTCTCAATCCCCAGAGCAGAAGTTGCTCTGTCAAACAATTCTTGTAGGTGCTTAATAGTATCCTTTATTGCGAATAACTGACTATCTGAGCCCTCATCTGTCAATTTTTTCACTAAATCTTGCATACCAGATCCACTTGTCCAAGCTTCCTTATTGAACCCTGCTCCACTTACACTACTTTCAAAGTGAGAAACACTACTTGCAAAATTTTCCATATACTTTGGATATCTATGAAACACTAGATTCTGCAAAATATTTAAACGCTCAAAAAAAGCTACTAACGCTAGAGCCTCATCATTCCCATTTCCCGTTTTAGAATTGAACTGCCTTTCCGTTTCACTAGCAGCTGCTTCAACTTCTTTCGAAAATTGTTGGATTGATTTTGCATAACGTCCTATTGCGGGTAAATCATGAACTTTAATAACATCATTCATATTTTATTTCTCCTTTGTCGTCAACAGTTGATTAAGTAACAAATTCATTTTATTTTCTAATCCAAACTTTTGACTCTCTAACTCATGAATCTTATTAGACACCTTCTCAGAAACATTATCTATCTTTGTATCAAAATCTCGTTTAATGTTCTTTAATAAATCTTGTTCAAAACTTGTGTCTTTTGAATACTTCGCACCTGCTATATTATAATTACTTTTAATGTTTTCATCGTTAATTAACACATAGTTGACGGTTGTTGGAAACGATTCTAAAGATCCTTTTATTTCAGTTAATTTAGCAATTTTTGCATTTAGTGTTGAGATAGCTTGACTTGTTTCATTCATAGATGCAATTATGGCTGCTTTCCCCATACTTCATCCCCCTTCTATTTCATTAATACTTTCACTTTTCTTACAAATCCATCTTCTACATAGTAGTTCACCTGGCTATCAAGTGGTTCTTCACGGACTGGTCGATTAATAACATTCAGGACACTTTGGTCTGTAATCCGCATGGCCACGATCGCTTGTTTATAGAGTTTGATAGATTTTGATACTTCGTCAATTTTTCGATTCAACTGACTGCCACTCATGGCTACTGTAGCATAACCTGCACGCGCCCCTTTTTCAAGGACATAGTTCAGACTAGATTGCAGATCCATACTTAGATCATTCATAAGTTCTAGCTGATTGTATAGCACAATCGTTGCTTCATGTTGCGATTTCTGCTGTTCCAATCTCAATTGGATATTTTCTTCCATTTTCTTGATTCCAGCTACATAGTCTTCCTTCGTAGAGAGAATCGTCACACCTTCCATCTCTGGCAATTCATTGAAGGATGGCGCCAACACAATCACCTTTTGCTTGCTACGAGCGATTTGTTCGACGAATTGTGTCATCTGCTCTTCCTTATCTGTCAGATAGAGAAGGTTACCTTTCTTGAGATCCCATGTCACAGGCTCAACTGTTTCCAGATCCAATCCGAGTGGTACTTTTCCTTCATCCAGCAAGGATGCTACATCCTCACGTCCGTAGAAGGCTGCTTCTGTCAACTCATCTGGCACCATTGGGATGCCTGCTGGGGTGCGGCCTGTCCACATCTCTTTGAGGCTTTGGACTTGGTCGCGGAGATTGTTGATGATTTGGATATCATTGTCCCCTGCGACTGGTAGGGCAAACTGGACGACATCGACTTCGTCACGCTTCATGAGTGCCCGTCCCTTGATGTCTTCCATCGTAGACGCTAGTGGGGTTGCTCCCACGATACCGCGGACTTCAGAGATATCATTTTGTGGCAAGGTCAGCTGGTGCTTGAAGTTTGAATAGAGCTGTGCCCGTAGGTTGTTTTGACGGCTAGCTGTGATGATCAAGTGCACACCGATGCTGAGACCTTCACGAGAGATCCGCATAAAGAGCTTGAAGAGATCTGTCTCATAAGGCTCGTCCTTCATAGACTCATAGCTATCCATGAGGATGACCATGGTTGGCTCTTGCTTGCCAGTCACTTCACGGTAGAGGGCGATGGTGCCGACACCATGCTCAGAGAGGAGCTTCTTGCGACGATCCAACTCGCGGTTGATGATCCGGATGAATTTCTGGATTTTCTCCGTCTGATCCAGCAAGAGACTATCGGCCACATGTGGCAATTGAGTCAAGGGTGCTAGACCATTAGTTCCGAAATCAAGCAGGTACATGGTCAGATTTTCTGGGCTTTGCTTGCGAGCCAGATCCATTGTGGCTGTCTGGAGGAAAGTGGTCTTTCCTGTACCTGGACTTCCGTAAAGGAGGATATTCCCATCTTTTGACAGATCGATAGCAACAGCTTCTTGCTTTTGCGCTTGCGGGATATCGGCGACCCCGATCAGGACGTTTGGAGCTGTCCGTTTTTGCCAAGCCTCGATCGGCACGACCTTGTCCAACTCATCCAGCGTGATCCGCTCTTTGAGCGGTGGCAACCATGGTTGGGCCACGGCTACGATGCCTTCTTGTTGGTGCAGGTGATTGATTTCTTGTACGATGACATCCAGTTCTGTCGGCACTTCCTTGATTTCTTCTGCCATATCAAGACCAGAGAGGTCTTGGTTGAGGACTTCGTATTGGCCCAGTTCATTAATCAAGTAGATGGTATGGTCTTCGATCCCTAGCTGGTCCTTCTCAGGCTGGTAGTCTGCTCCAGACCAAGCGGTTTGGAAGAGTTCATAGACTTCGTTATTCCCGACTTGGAGGTAGGCACGACCGGTCTGAGTGATCTCGGCCGCATCTGCTGTCCGCAGCATCTCCATAGAGTCGCCACGGTCTGCCACCTTGAGGGCTAGCTTGAAGCGGGAGTTGGACCAGATCTGGTCATCCACGACCCCAGAAGGTTTTTGTGTCGCAAGGATCAAGTGCACCCCGAGGGAACGCCCGACACGCGCGATAGAGACCAATTCCTTGATGAAGTCTGGTTGGTTGACCTTAAGTTCGGCGAACTCATCACTGATCAAGAAGAGGTGAGGAAGCGGTTCGGTCGCTTCACCGAGTTTAAATTTCTTTTGATATTGGTTGATATGGTTGACCCCATATTGACCAAAGAGACGCTCCCGACGATGGATCTCCGCATTGATAGAGGCTAGGGCCCGCATGGACTGGGCACCATCCAAGTTGGTGATGGTCCCAAGCAAGTGAGGCAGATCCTTGAAGAGGTTGGCCATTCCCCCACCCTTGTAGTCGATGAGGAGGAAAGCCACATCGTGTGGGTGGAAGTTGACAGCAAGGCTTAGGATATAAGATTGAATGGTCTCAGACTTACCAGAACCGGTTGTTCCTGCGATCAAACCGTGTGGTCCATGGGCTTTTTCATGGAGATTGAGATAGACCAAATCGTCCTTCCCGCGCAGACCGATCGGCACTGCCAAACTTTGGTAAGGGGCATGGCTCTCCCAACGACTCAAGACCTTAAGGTCATTGAAAGTTTCCGCCTGGTACATTTCAAGGAAGGTCACCGAGTCTGGAATTGAGCTCTTGAGCTGTTGGATATGCTTCAGTGGGGCAAGGCCACGCGAGATGGCTTCCTTGTCATAACCTTCAGGGA of Streptococcus sp. S5 contains these proteins:
- the essC gene encoding type VII secretion protein EssC — encoded protein: MKKRIILYKKGFRYELALEEGKTATVSNQETAQLTLASQENPLHFQWSQGEIFYQYGEDKGVLENSKILGDVVCYLATGEVHAYELLDKEEILVADEKGADVRLHYPVRFLLVKKEQTWTCQLLSGKLYHNHKLVSETTFPLAFGDELAIGDVTFKLYPEEFGVEGAVEVSPYLVPRLHSRYDFYKDYPEYHRSPRIIYRSSEDKILINPPGAEPQKPSDELLKLIMPPLIMVGVTLLITIFQPRGLYIIATVSMSVVSVIFSVQGFFKNRKKYKEDKKERVELYHLYLKDKAKDLEQLSRKQREGMFYHFPAIEDLTKMVKRYDSRIYEKTPLHFDFLAYRLGLGKVPTSYELKYGQEERSGKKDALEEEGYALFQAHQKIDNLPIVASLNRGPVGYVGPRPIVLEQLQLLVAQLAVFHSYHDLTIIPIIPEEEKESWDWMRWLPHATLQDMNVRSFVYNQRTRDQVLNSLNQILKLRKAQKEEEKANDTKIFHPHYVVLITDETLILDHVIMEFFREDPTELGCSIIYVADVLSSLSENIQTVISIKDRNQGQLLLQEGVLRELDFQLDHFPEGYDKEAISRGLAPLKHIQQLKSSIPDSVTFLEMYQAETFNDLKVLSRWESHAPYQSLAVPIGLRGKDDLVYLNLHEKAHGPHGLIAGTTGSGKSETIQSYILSLAVNFHPHDVAFLLIDYKGGGMANLFKDLPHLLGTITNLDGAQSMRALASINAEIHRRERLFGQYGVNHINQYQKKFKLGEATEPLPHLFLISDEFAELKVNQPDFIKELVSIARVGRSLGVHLILATQKPSGVVDDQIWSNSRFKLALKVADRGDSMEMLRTADAAEITQTGRAYLQVGNNEVYELFQTAWSGADYQPEKDQLGIEDHTIYLINELGQYEVLNQDLSGLDMAEEIKEVPTELDVIVQEINHLHQQEGIVAVAQPWLPPLKERITLDELDKVVPIEAWQKRTAPNVLIGVADIPQAQKQEAVAIDLSKDGNILLYGSPGTGKTTFLQTATMDLARKQSPENLTMYLLDFGTNGLAPLTQLPHVADSLLLDQTEKIQKFIRIINRELDRRKKLLSEHGVGTIALYREVTGKQEPTMVILMDSYESMKDEPYETDLFKLFMRISREGLSIGVHLIITASRQNNLRAQLYSNFKHQLTLPQNDISEVRGIVGATPLASTMEDIKGRALMKRDEVDVVQFALPVAGDNDIQIINNLRDQVQSLKEMWTGRTPAGIPMVPDELTEAAFYGREDVASLLDEGKVPLGLDLETVEPVTWDLKKGNLLYLTDKEEQMTQFVEQIARSKQKVIVLAPSFNELPEMEGVTILSTKEDYVAGIKKMEENIQLRLEQQKSQHEATIVLYNQLELMNDLSMDLQSSLNYVLEKGARAGYATVAMSGSQLNRKIDEVSKSIKLYKQAIVAMRITDQSVLNVINRPVREEPLDSQVNYYVEDGFVRKVKVLMK